One Actinomadura viridis genomic region harbors:
- a CDS encoding carbohydrate kinase family protein: protein MTRVVVVGDLMTDTVARAAFPLAKGSDTPAAVTTHGGGSGANVASWLALEGVEAAFVGRRGSDIAGRNRDMELMGYGVDARLVMDQERPTGTCVVLITHKGDRTMLSDPGANAALLPEDIERCRDLFNQGTHLHLSGYSLINEGSRKAAIHTLELARKAQMSISVDGGSSSPLKRMGAEPFLEWTQGARLLVVNATEAEVLTGRDTPDQAAKVLTAWYPQVVIMNGADGALWYTNGRPEPITVAAEPVDKIIDGTGAGDAFVAGFLPVWLDGKPPTEALTAGCRLAARAMQHLGARPTLDVVDNQIKN, encoded by the coding sequence ATGACGCGCGTGGTCGTGGTCGGCGATTTGATGACTGACACCGTGGCTCGTGCCGCATTCCCCCTGGCCAAGGGCAGCGACACGCCCGCCGCCGTGACGACGCACGGAGGCGGCTCGGGCGCCAACGTGGCCTCGTGGCTGGCCCTGGAGGGGGTGGAGGCGGCCTTCGTGGGCCGCCGCGGCTCCGACATCGCGGGCCGGAACCGGGACATGGAGCTCATGGGGTACGGGGTGGACGCACGCCTGGTCATGGACCAGGAGCGTCCCACCGGGACCTGCGTGGTGCTGATCACCCACAAGGGTGACCGGACCATGCTGTCCGACCCCGGGGCCAACGCCGCGCTCCTCCCCGAGGACATCGAACGCTGCAGAGACCTGTTCAACCAAGGAACCCACCTGCACCTGTCGGGGTACTCCCTCATCAACGAGGGATCCCGTAAGGCCGCCATCCACACCCTGGAGCTGGCCCGCAAGGCCCAGATGTCCATCTCCGTGGACGGCGGCTCGTCCTCCCCGCTCAAGCGGATGGGGGCCGAGCCGTTCCTGGAGTGGACCCAGGGCGCCCGGCTGCTGGTGGTCAACGCCACCGAGGCCGAGGTGCTGACCGGGCGGGACACCCCCGACCAGGCCGCCAAGGTGCTCACCGCCTGGTACCCCCAGGTGGTCATCATGAACGGCGCCGACGGCGCCCTCTGGTACACCAACGGCCGCCCCGAGCCGATCACGGTCGCCGCCGAGCCGGTCGACAAGATCATCGACGGCACCGGAGCCGGGGACGCGTTCGTGGCCGGTTTCCTGCCGGTCTGGCTGGACGGCAAGCCGCCCACCGAGGCGCTCACCGCCGGCTGCCGGCTGGCCGCCCGGGCCATGCAGCACCTCGGCGCCCGCCCGACCCTGGACGTGGTGGACAACCAGATCAAGAACTGA